One segment of Acidimicrobiales bacterium DNA contains the following:
- the dxr gene encoding 1-deoxy-D-xylulose-5-phosphate reductoisomerase, producing the protein MPATSGSTTVAIAGSTGSIGTQTIDVIRSEPDRFRVVALAAWSSVDLLAAQAQELRPDVVVLVDPTRAAELAERLPHGTELQTGHRALAEIGTEADVCVNGVVGFAGLEVTLATLAAGRRLALANKESLIAGGPVVQTTLARPGAGHIVPVDSEHCAVHQCLRANASGDASRVARVVLTASGGPFRGRSRAELADVTVEDALAHPTWSMGPKITVDSSTLMNKGLEVIEAHELFGVDYDRIEVVVHPQSIVHSMVELTDGATIAQLSQPDMRGPIGYALAWPDRLTTPFGRLDWATVGRLDFEAPDHQAFPCLGLAYEAGRAGATAPAALNAANEVAVAAFLDGRLAWSAIPDVLKAVLDGHDLGVADGVEAIVEADRQAREAARRVLAARDAFERTAP; encoded by the coding sequence GTGCCAGCAACCTCGGGGTCGACGACGGTCGCCATCGCCGGCTCGACCGGGTCGATCGGCACGCAGACGATCGACGTCATCCGGAGCGAGCCCGACCGGTTCCGCGTCGTCGCGCTGGCGGCGTGGTCGTCGGTCGACCTGCTGGCCGCCCAGGCTCAGGAGCTGCGGCCCGACGTCGTGGTGTTGGTCGACCCGACTCGGGCCGCCGAACTGGCCGAGCGGCTACCGCACGGCACGGAGCTGCAGACCGGCCACAGAGCCCTCGCCGAGATCGGCACCGAGGCCGACGTGTGCGTCAACGGCGTGGTCGGCTTCGCCGGCCTGGAGGTCACGCTGGCCACCCTGGCGGCGGGCCGGCGCCTGGCGCTGGCGAACAAGGAGTCGCTGATCGCCGGCGGCCCGGTCGTGCAAACCACGCTCGCCCGACCCGGTGCAGGCCACATCGTGCCGGTCGACTCCGAGCACTGCGCGGTGCACCAGTGCCTGCGGGCCAACGCCAGCGGCGACGCCTCCCGCGTCGCCCGGGTGGTCCTCACCGCCAGCGGCGGCCCGTTCCGGGGCCGTAGCCGGGCCGAGCTGGCGGACGTCACCGTCGAGGACGCCCTGGCCCATCCGACCTGGTCGATGGGACCGAAGATCACGGTGGACTCCTCGACGCTGATGAACAAGGGCCTCGAGGTGATCGAGGCGCACGAGCTGTTCGGCGTCGACTACGACCGGATCGAGGTGGTGGTGCACCCGCAGTCGATCGTGCACTCGATGGTGGAGCTCACCGACGGCGCCACCATCGCCCAGCTGTCGCAGCCCGACATGCGGGGCCCCATCGGCTACGCGCTGGCCTGGCCCGACCGGCTGACCACGCCGTTCGGTCGCCTCGACTGGGCCACGGTGGGTCGCCTCGACTTCGAGGCCCCCGACCACCAGGCGTTCCCGTGCCTGGGCCTGGCCTACGAGGCGGGCCGCGCGGGTGCGACGGCGCCCGCGGCCCTCAACGCCGCCAACGAAGTGGCCGTGGCCGCGTTCCTGGACGGTCGCCTGGCCTGGTCGGCGATCCCCGACGTTCTGAAAGCCGTCCTCGACGGGCATGATCTAGGAGTGGCCGACGGCGTGGAGGCCATCGTCGAAGCCGACCGACAGGCACGCGAGGCCGCACGCCGGGTGCTCGCCGCCCGAGACGCATTCGAGAGGACCGCTCCCTGA
- a CDS encoding site-2 protease family protein, protein MKSDTPQLEQEPDVVVEHETGFVPLVVAGLLMAAVGVLWGLPLLLMIVGVLLMITIHELGHFLTAKWAGMKVTEFFIGFGPRIWSFHRGETEYGLKAVPAGAYVRIIGMNNLDEVPPEDEARSYRQQSFPKRLVVVLAGPATHLVQAFVILLVMFTLVGVRGGEPLGIDYANEDEGWTVNDVSPDSAASAAGLESGDRIVAFDEDRVATWSDVQSEIRSRSAGDEVTLTIVRDGETFESTTELVERPADLDGTAGGAFLGVEPLFSNIERERHGLFDSARRSVVETGDVTWQSLAAMGRFFSPEGIGNYADTVGQGSGSDEPAPSGTSTRAEPGKTDEDGDRMLSILGVIRLGSDAGEQGLDNLLPIFLMINVFVGMINLVPLLPFDGGHAVVAIYERVRSRHGRRYHADVSKLLPVAYAVVMGLLILGVTSLYLDIVNPI, encoded by the coding sequence ATGAAGTCGGACACCCCGCAGCTCGAGCAGGAACCCGACGTCGTCGTCGAGCACGAGACCGGCTTCGTTCCCCTCGTCGTCGCCGGGTTGCTGATGGCCGCGGTCGGCGTGCTGTGGGGGCTGCCGCTGCTGCTGATGATCGTCGGCGTGCTCCTGATGATCACCATCCACGAGCTGGGCCACTTCCTCACCGCCAAGTGGGCGGGGATGAAGGTCACCGAGTTCTTCATCGGGTTCGGCCCCCGGATCTGGTCGTTCCACCGCGGTGAGACGGAGTACGGCCTGAAGGCGGTCCCCGCCGGGGCCTACGTCCGCATCATCGGGATGAACAACCTCGACGAGGTGCCGCCGGAGGACGAGGCGCGGTCGTACCGCCAGCAGTCCTTCCCCAAGCGCCTCGTGGTGGTGCTGGCCGGCCCGGCGACGCACCTGGTGCAGGCGTTCGTGATCCTGCTGGTGATGTTCACTCTGGTCGGCGTGCGCGGCGGCGAGCCCCTCGGCATCGACTACGCCAACGAGGACGAGGGCTGGACCGTCAACGACGTGTCGCCCGACAGCGCCGCGTCGGCGGCGGGCCTGGAGAGCGGCGACCGCATCGTCGCCTTCGACGAGGACCGCGTGGCGACGTGGAGCGACGTCCAGAGCGAGATCCGCTCGCGCTCCGCCGGCGACGAGGTCACGCTGACCATCGTGCGCGACGGCGAGACCTTCGAGTCGACCACCGAGCTCGTCGAGCGGCCGGCCGACCTGGACGGCACTGCGGGCGGCGCGTTCCTCGGGGTTGAACCCTTGTTCTCCAACATCGAGCGGGAGCGCCACGGTCTGTTCGACTCGGCCCGGCGCTCGGTCGTCGAGACGGGGGACGTCACCTGGCAGTCGCTGGCCGCCATGGGTCGCTTCTTCAGCCCCGAGGGCATCGGCAACTACGCCGACACCGTGGGGCAGGGGTCGGGCTCCGACGAGCCGGCGCCGTCCGGGACCTCGACCCGCGCCGAGCCGGGCAAGACCGACGAGGACGGCGACCGCATGCTGTCGATCCTGGGCGTCATACGCCTCGGATCCGACGCCGGCGAGCAGGGCCTCGACAACTTGCTGCCGATCTTCCTGATGATCAACGTGTTCGTGGGCATGATCAACCTCGTGCCGCTGCTCCCGTTCGACGGTGGCCACGCGGTGGTCGCGATCTACGAGCGGGTCCGCTCGCGGCACGGCCGGAGGTACCACGCCGACGTCTCCAAGCTCCTGCCGGTGGCGTACGCGGTGGTGATGGGCCTGCTCATCCTCGGCGTGACGAGCTTGTACCTCGACATCGTCAACCCGATCTAG